From one Streptomyces chromofuscus genomic stretch:
- a CDS encoding type I restriction-modification system subunit M: MNSIKHTELANHAWSVADLLRGDYKQSDYGKVILPFTVLRRLECVLEPTREKVAEIAEQHKDSGIDPDRFLRRASGHAFYNRSSLTLKKIAADPQNAAKNLAVYVGAFSDNARGVLDRFEFAQQIKRLDSAGLLYQVIGKFTDLDLRPEIVPNHNMGYIFEELIRRFSEQSNETAGEHFTPREVIQLMVRLLVAPDGDALQLPGAVRTVLDPACGTGGMLSAMDDLITELNPDATVEVYGQELNPESWAICRSDLMIKGQDPENIAFGNSFSDDGHKRKTFDYMLANPPFGVEWKKVKDEVEAEHRQLGDAGRFGAGLPRINDGSLLFLQHMIDKMKPVDVNGGGGSRIAIVFNGSPLFTGAAGSGESEIRRWILENDWLEGIVALPDQLFYNTGISTYFWILTNRKSPDHKGKVVLLDARDQWEKMRKSLGDKRKQLGADHIATVVKLYGEALAVAGDAEHPLHGKVKVFWNEDFGYQRITVERPLKLRFEVTEEALAALEASKAIQKLPQAPVLADAFKTLMGSSWGTKQEAWLALKDAVVTAGSTWPTGAPFNKALRDAIGVRDPEGEVQLIKGQPEPDAELREYENVPLGEDVEEYLKREVHPHVPDARIDHSKTKIGYEIPFTRHFYVYEPPRPLAEIDAELKALEAEIQGLLSEVTE, translated from the coding sequence TTGAACAGCATCAAGCACACGGAGTTGGCGAACCACGCATGGTCTGTCGCCGACCTCCTGCGGGGGGACTACAAGCAGTCCGACTACGGCAAGGTCATCCTGCCGTTCACGGTGCTGCGGCGACTGGAGTGCGTGCTGGAACCGACCCGCGAGAAGGTCGCGGAGATCGCGGAACAGCACAAGGACAGCGGGATCGACCCGGACCGCTTCCTGCGGCGGGCCTCGGGCCACGCCTTCTACAACAGGTCCAGCCTGACCCTCAAGAAAATCGCTGCGGACCCGCAGAACGCGGCCAAGAACCTCGCGGTGTACGTCGGGGCGTTCTCCGACAACGCCCGCGGCGTCCTGGACCGCTTCGAGTTCGCCCAGCAGATCAAGCGGCTCGACAGCGCGGGGCTGCTCTACCAGGTCATCGGCAAGTTCACCGACCTGGACCTGCGTCCCGAGATCGTGCCCAACCACAACATGGGCTACATCTTCGAAGAGTTGATCCGCCGCTTCTCCGAGCAGTCCAACGAGACAGCCGGTGAGCACTTCACGCCGCGCGAGGTCATCCAGCTCATGGTGCGGCTGCTCGTCGCCCCCGACGGCGACGCGCTCCAACTTCCGGGCGCGGTGCGCACGGTCCTCGACCCCGCGTGCGGCACGGGCGGCATGCTCTCCGCGATGGACGACCTGATCACGGAGCTCAACCCGGACGCAACGGTGGAGGTGTACGGGCAGGAGCTCAACCCCGAGTCGTGGGCGATCTGCCGGTCCGACCTCATGATCAAGGGCCAGGACCCAGAGAACATCGCGTTCGGCAACTCCTTCTCCGACGACGGCCACAAGCGCAAGACCTTCGACTACATGCTGGCCAACCCGCCGTTCGGCGTGGAGTGGAAGAAGGTCAAGGACGAGGTCGAGGCCGAGCACAGGCAGCTCGGCGACGCCGGCCGTTTCGGCGCGGGCCTGCCGCGGATCAACGACGGCTCGCTGCTGTTCCTCCAGCACATGATCGACAAGATGAAGCCGGTCGACGTGAACGGCGGGGGCGGTTCGCGGATCGCCATCGTCTTCAACGGCTCGCCCCTCTTCACGGGCGCGGCCGGCTCGGGCGAGTCGGAGATCCGCCGCTGGATCCTGGAGAACGACTGGCTGGAAGGCATCGTCGCCCTGCCGGACCAGCTCTTCTACAACACCGGCATCTCGACGTACTTCTGGATCCTGACCAACCGCAAGAGCCCGGACCACAAGGGCAAGGTCGTGCTGCTGGACGCCCGGGACCAGTGGGAGAAGATGCGCAAGTCGCTCGGCGACAAGCGCAAGCAGCTGGGCGCGGACCACATCGCCACGGTGGTCAAACTGTACGGCGAGGCCCTTGCGGTGGCGGGGGACGCGGAGCACCCGCTGCACGGCAAGGTGAAGGTCTTCTGGAACGAGGACTTCGGGTACCAGCGGATCACGGTGGAGCGGCCGCTGAAGCTGCGGTTCGAGGTGACGGAGGAGGCGCTGGCCGCGCTGGAGGCGTCGAAGGCGATCCAGAAGCTGCCGCAGGCTCCGGTGCTGGCAGACGCCTTCAAGACCCTGATGGGCAGCAGTTGGGGTACGAAGCAGGAGGCCTGGCTCGCCCTGAAGGACGCGGTGGTCACGGCTGGCTCGACATGGCCCACAGGTGCGCCCTTCAACAAGGCCCTGCGCGACGCGATCGGGGTACGTGATCCGGAGGGTGAGGTCCAGCTCATCAAAGGGCAGCCCGAGCCGGACGCGGAGCTCCGGGAGTACGAGAACGTGCCGTTGGGTGAAGACGTCGAGGAGTACCTGAAGCGGGAGGTCCACCCGCACGTGCCGGACGCGCGGATCGACCACAGCAAGACGAAGATCGGATACGAGATTCCGTTTACGCGGCACTTCTACGTATACGAGCCGCCTCGGCCGCTTGCGGAGATCGACGCGGAGCTGAAGGCGCTGGAGGCGGAGATTCAGGGACTGTTGAGCGAGGTGACGGAATGA